The Sinorhizobium fredii USDA 257 region TGCCGCAATGATCCGCAAAAAGCGCGAGATCCGGATCGCCGTTCTCCTTGAGCGGCGTCGCCGCCGCGCAGTAGACACCGGCCACCACATGTTTTCCGTGCATCTCTACCTCCTCCGCTGTCGCGGGATGCGCTGCCGGCCTCCCAAATTTGTCAGCCGCCGTCCTCGGGACCGCATTTGGCGGTCCCATGGCGCCCTATATCGCCGCCTTTTGTGTTTGACATTGGCCTTGTTGTCAATATTGAATTCCGAATACCAATTTTTACCTCGCAACAAATGTTTGATTTACTTGCACTATTTTTCAGGACCGATCTCGACGGCGAAAGCCGATGCAATTTTTGTTGACATATTTACAATACGGGTGAAGTCTAAGGCCAATCAGAGCGCTACATATCCGGGGAGAGCGGAGGCGCTCGGTTTCACGCACGGGAGGAAGAAATGAACAAACGGAACGATCTCGACTCCGCAATGACGGGCATCTCGCGGCGCGATGCCCTCAAGCTCGGCCTCGGTGCCACCGTGGCCCTGACGATCGCCGGCATGAATGCGCGCATTGTCCTGGCGCAGGAAGGCCAGGTGCTGAAGGTTGCCAACCCCGCCTTCAATCAGGACTGGTCGCCGCTGCGTGGCGGCGGTGTTCCCTATCGCTGGAATTCGATCTGGTGGGCCTCGCCGATGTTCTTCGACAGCGAGGGCAAGATCCACCCCTATGTCTTTACCAGCTGGGAAGGCTCCGAAGGCGACAAGGTCTGGACCTTCAAGATCGATCCGAAGGCAACTTTCTCCGATGGCAGCAAGATCACCGCCGAGGACGTCAAGGGTTCCTGGAACGTCTCGGCTATGCCGAACACCAAGAGCCAGCGCGCCGATCAGGTGTTGAGCAAGGTCGCGGGCTTTGCGGAAGTGAGCGGCGGCACCGCCAAAGAAATTTCCGGCATCGCGACGCCCGATGAAGGGACCGTCGTCGTGACGCTCAGCGAAGCGGACCCGATCTTCTTCATGCGTCTCGCCAACCACATCGCGCCGATCACCAAGGCCGAGCAGTCGCGTGGCGAAGATGGCGAGGAGATCGCCGACTGGTACACGCCGGACAGTGGCGCCGTCTATTCCGGGCCGTTCAAGCTGACCGCGATCGACATCGACGCCGGCACCCTGACCTTCGAACCCAACGAGAATTTCTTCGGCCCGAAGCCGAAGCTGGCCCGCATCGAGATCAGTTCGATCGAGGACAACGTCACGGCGACGTCGCTGTTGAAATCCGGGGAGTTCAACGCGCATACGGAGCTCGTCACCTCGACGATCATCCAGGACCTCGGGCCGGAATTCGCCTCCGGCCCGATCATCCCGACGAGCCAGCATTTCTGGTTTAACACGGCGCGCAAGCCGATGGACGATCCGAAGGTCCGCGAGGCGCTGATCCGCGCCGTCGATCGCGACGGCCTGATGAAGGCCTCCTTCCCCGATGGCCCGCACAAGAAGACCGACCAGATCCTGAACTCCGTGCCCGGCGCCGACAATTCCGGCTTCGAGCCATATCCCTACGATCCGGAAGGCGCCAAGAAGCTGCTTGCCGAGTCGAGCTATGGCGGACCGGAGAAACTGCCGAAGCTGCTCTTTGTCGGTGTCTCCGGCCCGGCGATCGAAGCGGCTGCACAGTTCATCGCCGAGCAATGGCGCCAGAACCTCGGCATTTCCGCCGTCGACATGAAGCCGCAACAGGACGCCTATGCCGGTCCCGACCAGAATGCGGTGCAGATTTTCCGCGACGACGTCGGCACCCGCGTGCCGGATGCCGCCTCCTACCTGCAGGGCTCGATCGCCTCGACGTCCTCGAACGCCCAGAACAAGCTCGGCGGCTACAAGAACGACAAGGTCGACAGCCTTCTGAAGGAAGCATCGACCAAGGCGGCCGATGATCCGCAACGTGTGGCACTCGCCCAGGAAGCCCAGAAGGCGTTCCGCGACGACTGGGCCTTCATCCCCTGGTATGCTCAGGCGATGTCGCGCTGGGCCACCGCCGAGGTCAAGGGCATCGACAAGAACCTCGACTGGCAAGTGGCAAAGCCGTGGGAGATTTCGGTCGG contains the following coding sequences:
- a CDS encoding ABC transporter substrate-binding protein; this encodes MNKRNDLDSAMTGISRRDALKLGLGATVALTIAGMNARIVLAQEGQVLKVANPAFNQDWSPLRGGGVPYRWNSIWWASPMFFDSEGKIHPYVFTSWEGSEGDKVWTFKIDPKATFSDGSKITAEDVKGSWNVSAMPNTKSQRADQVLSKVAGFAEVSGGTAKEISGIATPDEGTVVVTLSEADPIFFMRLANHIAPITKAEQSRGEDGEEIADWYTPDSGAVYSGPFKLTAIDIDAGTLTFEPNENFFGPKPKLARIEISSIEDNVTATSLLKSGEFNAHTELVTSTIIQDLGPEFASGPIIPTSQHFWFNTARKPMDDPKVREALIRAVDRDGLMKASFPDGPHKKTDQILNSVPGADNSGFEPYPYDPEGAKKLLAESSYGGPEKLPKLLFVGVSGPAIEAAAQFIAEQWRQNLGISAVDMKPQQDAYAGPDQNAVQIFRDDVGTRVPDAASYLQGSIASTSSNAQNKLGGYKNDKVDSLLKEASTKAADDPQRVALAQEAQKAFRDDWAFIPWYAQAMSRWATAEVKGIDKNLDWQVAKPWEISVG